The Salirhabdus salicampi DNA segment CAAATAAAATGCCGTAAAAGACGCAATAATACGTATGATCGTGATCATAATAAATGGCTATAAGAAAAAGGAAAACAGCCATGGAATGTGGGATAATATCATACTGAGTAGCGGCCCAGTCTGGAGAAAATATGTCAGCTAATGTACCCTCTAACACTAACAGGATTAATAGAATAAGAGGAAGTAGTAACTTTTTCATTACTCTTCATCCCCTTCCGCTCCATCTATGCTAGGAGAATACATATCCCGGTCTACAACCATAACGTGGTTAATTTCATAAAATTGTGCGGAAGGCTTAACATACGCAATTTTATTTAATCCAAACCGGTCCATTTCGACGTTTTCTATAGAACCAATTTCTAATCCTTCCGGAAAAACACCACCTAATCCCGAGCTAACGACTGTTTGTCCTTCTTCTAAATCTGTTTGTGCGGTAATCTTTAGAAGTAACGCTTCCGACTCACTATCATATCCTTCTATCAATCCATATATCTTTTCATCACTTTGGACAATGACCGAAATACGATTATTTATATCAAAACCGCTTAATAGTTGTACAGTTGCAGTAAATTGGTTTGACGTCTTTACTTTTCCTATCATTCCTTCAGCAGTAATAACAGCCATATTAGGCATCACACCATGCTGCTTCCCTTTATTGATTGTTATTTGTTGAAACCAACGTTCTGGGCTTCGAACAATAACAGACGCATGAATTGGTTTATAATCACGTATAGACTTTTCTTTATCTAAAATATCACTTAACTCTTTGTTTTCCTTTTCCAATGCTTGTACTTGATACAATAAGTCTTTATACTCTGATAAATTTTCTTTCAAGACTTTATTTTGTTCATAAGTCTTTTTTATATCTTCAATATTAGTATAGATATTAGATACATATTGAAACGGGGCATGGACCAAAGATTGGACCACCCCAATTGTATCGGATAAAAATTGTTCTAAAAATGAAGGATTATCACGATCCCGAATCGAGTAACCGATTAAAACAACGAGAACAATGATACTTACAAGAATTGTTACTAATCGTTTTTTGCGAAAAAAGGAACCCATTTCGTACACCTACTTACGATTAATGTTTGGAACGAGAAAATACATGATTCGTGCGGAAATGATGAATATACTCTAGTGCCTTTCCAGTCCCGATTGCAACACTATCTAACGGTTCCTCGGCAACAAAGACAGGCATTTTCGTCTCTTCACTAATGACCCGATCTAAACCTTTTAATAATGCTCCTCCACCTGTTAGGACGATTCCTCTTTCCATAATATCAGCAGCGAGTTCAGGCGGGGTTTTTTCCAGTGTATTTTTCACAGTTTCCAAAATAGCGTCTACTGTATCTTTTAATGAACTGCTTACCTCTTCAGCTGTGACGGTAATCGTTTTTGGTAATCCGCTTACTAAGTCCCTACCGCGGATATCTAATTGGCCGTCGCTTTTAGAAGGATTTGCAGAGCCGATTTCCATTTTTACAATCTCTGCAGAATGTTCTCCAATTAACAAATTATATTTTTTTCGAATGTATTGGATAATGGCCTGGTCCATCCCATCGCCAGCAATGCGAATGGATTGACTTGTCACAATGCCTCCTAAAGATATAACTGCGACTTCGGTTGTACCTCCACCAATATCTACTACCATACTACCAGTAGGTTCCCAAACTGGCAATCCTGCTCCAATTGCAGCAGCAAATGGTTCGGCAATTGGATATGCTTCCTTTGCCCCAGCTTGCTTCGTCGCATCAACAACTGCACGCTCTTCCACCATTGTAATTCCTGAAGGAACACAAACCATCACGTTTGGTTTACGTGCAAATAAGGAGCGATTTCGTTGCACCTTTTCAATATAGTACTTCATCATTGATGCGGTTGTTTCATAATCAGCAATGACCCCGTCTTTCATTGGGCGGATAACCGTTATATTACCAGGAGTTCGCCCAATCATCGTTTTCGCTTCATTTCCAACTGCTTTAATATCACCTGTCTCAACATTTTTTGCTACAACAGACGGTTCCCGGAGGACAACACCTTTTCCTTTAACGAATACCAATGTATTTGCAGTGCCTAAATCTATACCTAAATCTTGCGCAAAGCCGAATCCAGCCAAGATGATCTTCCTTTCCATCACTCATTTTCAACTAACCGTTATGTATTAGTGTTGATCAATTTATCCAGATAATAAGCGCCATTTCAAGATCCTCTTGAATGGCGCTGTTTTATTTTTGTATATTATATTATACGAAAAATGGTTATAAATAGATAGGGTTACAAGTATCCTTTTTCTTTTAGGGAAACATACCTTCCATTTCCGATCACGATATGATCGAGTACTTCTATCCCAATCATTTTCCCACATTCAGAAATTCGTTTCGTAATTTGAATATCTTCCTGTGATGGCGTCGGATCACCTGAAGGGTGATTATGAGCACAAATAATGGAAGCCGCAGATCTCTTTACAGCTTCTTTGAAAATTTCACGGGGATGTACAATAGAAGCGTTTAAACTCCCAATAAAAAGCGTTTGCTGATGTATAATCTGATTTTTCGTATCTAAGTATAAAGCAATGAAATGCTCCTGTTTCAAGTGTCGCAACTCATCCATAATATATCCTGCAACATCAACTGGTTGGCGAACTACATATTTTTCCTCCAATTTAATCGTATGGATACGTTTACCAAACTCAATAGCCGCCACTAAGGTTGCCGCCTTCGCCTTGCCAATGCCTTTTATTGCTGACAGTTCTTCATAGGTTGTATCCTTCAATGACTCAATCCCACCAAATGTCACAAGTACCCGTTGTGCCAATGTCATGACAGATTCATGTTTCGTCCCACTTCCTAGTAAAACCGATAACAGCTCTTGGTTTGTTAAATGTTTGGAACCAGTCTCCAGCAACTTTTCCCTTGGTCTTTCCTGTTTCGGTATATCCCGGATGAAGAAGGTGTTCTTTCCTACCAACAAACATGCTCCTTCCACTTGGAATTCATGCCTATGTTGAAACAGGTAATATAGCAAAGGGTCTTAGTTCTCGAATTAAACGTGAAATCGGTAGCCCGACAACATTGTAATAATCTCCGTGTATTTTTTTCACAAATGCAAAACCTTCAGATTGAATACCATATGCTCCTGCTTTATCGAAACAGTCCCCTGTTTGAATGTACTCATGAATTTCTTCATCTGTTAGTTCCCAAAATTCTACAATTGTTTTTTCGATAAACAACTGTTCTTCCTTTGTTGACTTTAGAAGAACTGCTGTCATCACGGTATGTGTTTTCCCGCTTAACGATGTTAATATTTGATAAGCATGTTCGACGCTTTCGGGTTTTCCGAGCACTTGATTTTCATACGTTACAACGGTATCGGCTGTTAGAATGATTTCCTGATCAGACAGAATCGGAACATGGTTACCCTTTTCAATTGCAATATTTTTCACAAGTTGTTCCGGTGTATTCCCTGTCACTTGTTTTTCGTCAGTATGCTGTGTTCGTTGTTCAAAAGGGATTTTTGCTTTCTTTAACAACTCTTTTCTTCTCGGCGATGAAGAGGCTAAGATTAGTTGCATAGTATCACCTGTTTCCTTTGGCATGTTTTATTCATGATAAAATATGAAGCTGAAGAAGCAAAATACGCAAAAAGATATTTTTATATCGTTTGGTTGTTTATTTTCCTGTTTACCAATACGAAAATGCTATTTACTGATTCATATCATTTTCAAAACTTTTCATAACAGATAACATCCCTCGTTCAGAATCCCATCTGTTTTCATTCAAACGTTGTAAAAGCTGTTGAAAGGCAACCGCTACTCGGGATCCCTCAGCGGATAAATCATTAGGTTTTTCTTCTAACCATGTTGTTAAAGCGTCTTTCGCACCTTCTACTTCTTCATTATTTTGATTCATATGTTTTAATAATAATTGCCAGTTTTCCATTCCGCTTAGAATCCAATCTCCCTCTTCCTCGTTAACCCTACGTTCAATACTTGGAACTGTCCACTCCCGTGTGTATGTTTCTAATCCCGTTGATTCATTTATCATAACATCGAGCTCTTTTGCATCTGATTGATTTTGACCAATCGCACCAAATACATAATATTGGCCATCCCTTGACCAAATAATCGGGTTAATCCCTTCCGTTTGCATATAATCCCGCTCTTCTATAGCTGCTTCCTCTGAACTATAAACACCTAGTTGAACGACCCATGCGGATAGAGGTGGGAACGTATAAGAGACAAGATTCTCTCCTTGTTTTTCATAATGATTTTGTTCTCCATATTCATCCGAATCCGAAGGAGTCGCAACTACAACAGGGTCTGCTGATTGTTCTGGTTCGACATTGGATAGGATTTTTAACATACTAAATCCTAGTCCAATGCCAACGACAGAGGCAGCAACGACCGCAACGAGCAACTGTTTTATATTTGGGATTTTGGCGAGAAGTCTTCTTCTTTGTTTTTTGCCTTTTTTTCGATAAAATACATCAATGTCTTTATAATCACCACGAAAATATGGATCATCGTTCTTAGGCTGCTCCAAAGATGCCGCTACTTCTTCCTCTACTTCTCGTGTATCTGTTTGTTCGCCATTAATTTTAACGGAAAATTGCTGTTTCTTGTCCACAATGAAAACCTCACTTTTTTCAAGCTTTATTTGACTTTATCATGTTTCACTTGAAAAGTTAGGCGACTATTGTCGGCCGAGGCGCTTTTTTTTCGCAGAAATATTCCAAAAACACCACTAACTCGACAACAAAAAAAGCAACTGATTACTCAGCTGCTTCACTTACATGTTCATAGGTAGCGACCCGGTTTCTTCCTTTTCTTTTCGCTCCAAAATACATAGCACGGTCTGCATGACGGACCAACTGTTGAAGATCTTCACAATCCTCTGGAAAGGATGCGACCCCTACACTTGCTGTAATATTTATTTTAATTGGTTGACTTTGATATTCTATATGGTTTCGCAATGTAATCGGAGAACGGCTTATTAATTTATGTATTTGTTTCGCTTCGTAGAATGCTTCTACTTTATTTTTGTCTTTATAGACAATGACAAACTCCTCACCACCATAACGGGCTAATACACCATCATCCCCAACATAATCCTTTAATCGTTGTGCGAGTTCGATTAGTACTTCATTTCCACTTTCATGCCCATACATATCGTTTACTTTTTTAAAATGGTCTACATCTAATAGTATGAGTGATACGTTATGTTCAATTCCTTTTGCCCTCATATCTTCGAAAATGGTCTGTAAGTAGTTTGTAAAATAGCGATAATTGTACAATTTTGTTAAATGACATTGTTCACTTTTTGTTTTCGTTTGTTCATAATGTCGTGCATTTTCCATCGCAACAGCCAGGTAGTTTGATAAAATTCCCAACAGCATAAAGTGTGACTTTTCATAGGCTCTTTTATTTGTTGAAACAATCGTTAAAATCCCTACCGTTTCATCATTTCGACGGACTGGTACAGATAATATACTTTCTCCATCCTCAGGAATCGAGAGATCTTGGATATGCTCCCAATTTTTCTTCGATTGAAAGGAAACACCGTAACCTTGATCATAAACTTTTCCACTAACTCCTTCGCCTTTGTTTAACGTAATATCGGAAAGATGTAAGTAGCGGCTCGTATCAACAAAGCGAATGAGCGATAGTGTTTTTTGGTGATTGGAAACATCGTAGATGTATGTATATTTCACGTCTAATAAACTGCTTACCTCTTGTGTGAAAATATCGAGTACTTCTTTTACATTTAATTGACCAGCCAGTTTTTGGCCAATTTCACTCGTTTTCTTTAGGTGACTGTTGACCTTATCACTAGAATAATAGTTTTTTATGATAATGGAGATCATAATAAATGGAACTCCGACGAAATAAATTGCCTTTGCCCCTAGTTCCATATAAAGGAGATAAAGGATGAACCCTACGGGAAGTACTACAAAGGAAGTTACAAATTCCCACAGTAATCCTTTTGAGAAGAAACGTTCTTTTTTATTATTCATATATATTCTAAGCAAATAGAGTAATATTTGATTAGAGGTAATGATTCCTAGAGCATAACTAATAATTGGCAGAAATTGATAAGGATGTGAAAATGGGTCTACTCCGTGCTGTCCACCTAATAAGTAATACATCGATGCTCCCATAATAGATATGAGGAGAAACATTGTTAAATTAGCTGGTATCCGGTGTAATTCATCCTTGCTCGTGCGAATTTTCATAATGAGGGCAATAAGGGCAATTTGTGTTAAAACGATCTCTATGAAAAGACCGAAATAGAGAAAAACAGCGAAGCTGATACCTTGAATAAAGAAGATAGGTGTCTCACCGACAACAATAGGGAAAAAAGCGACGATACACATAAGAATTGCAAACGAAATGACATCAAAATATTTCCCATCTATAGTAGGCTGAAAAATAGAGTAAAAGTAATATAATAGTGTTGGCCAAGCAAGTATCCAAACAACCCAAATCGTAATTTTTTTACCAGTTGTCATGATTAGCATCCCCTATGTGTAACGTTTTTCCATTTATGTTTACTGTCAGACAAAAACTACAAGATTTAAAAGTTAACTTACAATTTATTCAAGATATTTTATCATATTGTAGTAATTTTTTCAAAATTTCGGCGAATTTCTGAAACAAAATATAAAGACCCCGAAACTACGGTGATGTCATGTTCTGTCGCCAAATGTATTTTTCTTTGTATGGCTCTTTCCCAATTCGGTATTTTATCCACGTGTTCATGATGACTATAGCAAGCTAAATCCCCCGGATCAGCTGCCCTTGGAAAAGGAAATGTCGTAAAAGTAATCGACGAAAAGTGCTTATCAAGTTTTGCTATCATGTTGTGTAACGGCTTATCTTTCATAGCTGAAAAGATAATGTGCCAATTTTTATTGTGATAATATCGCTCTAAAGAACGGATCAATGAATCAAGGCCTTCCTCATTATGAGCACCATCTAAAATAACAGTTGGTTGATGATGAATGAGTTCAAAACGTCCGGGCCATTTTGTTTTCTCCATTCCACTTAAAACTTTGTTCCAATCCAATTGAATATTTTCTCTCTCACTTAAACGAAAAAAAGTTTGTAACGCAACCGCCGCATTTTTCACTTGGTGTTCCCCTTTCATTTGAATGGTTATCCTAGGCGACTTTACGTTCCCGTTTTGAAATCGGAATGTTTCATTCCCATCTTTTACACTGTTGTCAAAGATAGAAAAGGAAAGACCAAGTTCCTCAATAGGTGCATCCAATTTCCAAGCACGTCTGCGAATCACTTCCCTTGCATTCTCCTGCTGAACAGCTGTAATAAGGGGGATATGCCTCTTCAGGATTCCAGCTTTTTCGGCGGCAATTTGTTCATAACTATCTCCTAGAATCGCAGTGTGATCCAATCCGATATTCGTTATTACTGTTAGGAGAGGCAGAACGACATTCGTTGAATCTAACCTTCCACCTAGTCCAGTCTCAAAAATGACATAATCAAGAGATTGGGTTGCGAAATAATCAAATGCCATCGCTGTAATTACTTCAAATTCAGTTGGTTCTCCAAGTTCAGTTTGCGCTAGTTCATTGCATAACGGTATCATCTTCTCTACTAGTTTTATTAAATGATCATCTTTTATCGGTTGACCATTAATACTAATGCGTTCATTAAATTCAGTAATATATGGCGACGTAAATGTCCCAACCTCATAATGATGGGCTTGTAACAAATTTCGAATATACGAAAGAGTAGAACCTTTTCCATTTGTCCCTGCGATATGTATGGCTTTTAATCGTTTTTCTGGATGCCCCAGCTTTTCCATGAACCATTCCATCCGTTTTAAACCTGGCTTAATGCCAAAGGTGAGCCTACTATGTAACCAATCTATAGCTTCCGCTTTGTTCATTGTAACCCCTCTTTCAAATGGAAAACGAACCCGTAATACGGGTCCGTTCCAAACATTTATCCCTTTAATTCCTTCATTCTTGCTTCAACTTTAGCACGCTTTTCTAAATAATCTTGTTCCTTTTCTCGCTCTTGCTGAACAATGTGCTCAGGTGCTTTATTGACAAATTTATCGTTACCTAACTTTTTCTGTACTAACTCAACCTCTTTATTCCATTTCTCCCATTCTTTTTGTAAACGGGCAAGCTCTTCTTCGATGTCAATAAGGCCTTCTAATGGTAAGTAAATTTCTGCACCTGTTACAATAGCACTCATTGCTTTTTCCGGTGCTTGAACATCTACACCAATTGTAAGATCGCTTGGATTACAGAAACGTTCTAAGTAGTGTCGGTTTTTCTGCAATTGCTCTGTAACTGATTGATCACCTGTTTTAATGATCATATCAATATGCTTTGACATAGGCGTATCAACTTCAGCACGTATATTACGAACGGAACGAATAATATCTACGAGACGCTTCATTTGTCCAGCTGCTTCCTTATTCGTAAAATCTGGATTTGGTTCAGGCCAAGCAGAAATAGTAATAGAAGTGCCTTCTCTTGTAATCTGTTGCCAAATCTCTTCTGTGATAAACGGCATGAATGGATGCAACATTTTCAGCATACGGTCTAGTACATATACTAAGACAGAGCGTGTTGTCTTCTTCGCTCCATCGTCTTCTCCGTATAGAGGTAATTTTGCCATTTCAATGTACCAGTCACAGAATTCATCCCAAATAAAATTGTAAAGGTGGCGTCCTGCTTCACCAAACTCATATTTATCAACATTTTTTGTCACATTCTCAATCGTTTCATTCAGTCGAGTTAAGATCCAATGGTCAGCAACTGATTTTTCCCCAGATAGATCGATATCCTCCAGTTTCATTCCATCTAAATTCATAAGAACGAATCGAGATGCGTTCCAAATTTTATTCGCAAAGTTCCAGGTAGATTCTACTTTCTCCCATTGGAAACGTAAATCTTGACCTGGTGATGACCCTGTAGATAAGAAATAACGTAAGGAGTCGGCACCATATTTCTCAATAACATCCATAGGGTCTACTCCGTTACCTAATGACTTACTCATTTTTCGTCCATCAGCATCACGAACAAGTCCATGAATAAGTACATCTTTAAAAGGTCTCTCACCTGTAAACTCAATGGATTGAAAAATCATACGAGATACCCAAAAGAATATAATATCGTAACCTGTAACCAGTACGTCAGTTGGGAAATGCCGTTGAAAGTCTTTACTCTTTTCATCCGGCCAGCCCATAGTCGAAAATGGCCATAATGCAGAAGAGAACCATGTATCAAGCACGTCTATATCTTGTTCCCAATTTTCAATGTCTTCGGGCTCTTCCCTACCTACATATAATTCACCTGTCTCTTTGTGATACCAAGCAGGAATACGATGTCCCCACCATAATTGCCTTGAAATACACCAATCCCGAATGTTTTCCATCCAATGCAGATAAGTTTTTTCAAACCGGTCTGGTACGAAGTTTACTTTGTCTTCTTTTTTCTGCAGGTTGATCGCTTCGTCAGCTAACGGTTGCATCTTCACAAACCACTGTGTAGATAAATACGGTTCAACAACTGCTCCACTTCGCTCAGAATGGCCAACGGAATGGGTGTGTTCTTCAATGTTGAATAATACCCCATCCTCTTGCAAATCTTTTACGATTTGCTTACGACATTCAAAACGGTCCATACCTTCGTACTTACCAGCGTTCTCATTCATTGTTCCGTCTTCCTTCATGACAAGAATTCGCTCTAAATTGTGACGGTTGCCGATTTCGAAGTCATTCGGGTCATGTGCTGGAGTAATCTTTACAGCCCCGGATCCAAATTCCATATCAACGTAATCGTCAGCTACAATTTCAATCTCACGATTTACAATTGGCAAGATAACTTTTTTACCAATTAAATGCTGATATCGCTCGTCTTTTGGGTGGACAGCAACCGCTGTATCACCTAGCATTGTTTCAGGACGAGTGGTTGCAACCTCAATATGTCCTGTACCATCTTTTAATGGGTACTTCATATGATAAAAGGCACCTTTAACTTCTTGGTAGATAACCTCGATATCGGAAAGTGCAGTTTTCGTAGCTGGGTCCCAATTAATAATATACTCACCACGGTAAATGAGGCCCTTCTCGTATAAAGATACGAACACTTCTCGTACAGCCTTTGATAATCCTTCATCGAGGGTAAATCGCTCACGTGAATAGTCGAGCCCAAGCCCTAACTTTTCCCACTGTTTTCGAATAAAGGAGGCATATTCACCTTTCCATTCCCAAGCTTTTTCTAAAAACTTCTCTCGTCCTAAGTCATGACGGTTTATTCCTTGTTCACGGAGTTTTCCTTCGACTTTTGCTTGCGTTGCAATCCCAGCGTGATCCATGCCTGGTAGCCATAAAACGTCATACCCTTGCATACGCTTAATACGAGTAATAATATCCTGGAGCGTAGTATCCCACGCATGGCCCAAATGGAGCTTACCTGTTACGTTAGGTGGGGGAATGACAATAGTAAACGGATCTTTCGATTGGTCTTCTTTTGCCTCGAAAAACTTCCCTTCCACCCAAAAGTCATAACGTCCTTTTTCAATTTCATTCGGATTATACTTTGGTGGTAAAGACACCTCATTTTGTCCCATTACAATACCTCCTCATAATTTCACCTTCCAAAAATAAAAAAAACCTTTTCGTCCAAAAAGGACGAAAAGGATATTTTCGCGGTACCACCTTTATTCATAGGTAACAATATATACTTCACCTATACACTCATGTTCAGTAACGGTGTTTCACCGGCTTCTTCTACTCCTATTTCAAAGAAGCTACCACTCAAGGGCGACCTTCCGAGTTGCTGCGACCTAAGGAACCTCTCAGCCTATGGGCTCCTCTCTCTAAAGGGCTACACCCGTACTCCTCCCTGTCTCGGTATTTCCTATATTTCGTTTGTAATAGTATTTTAGCCATTTTTATAAAGAAAAGTCAACGTCTTTATACACTTTTGCCAAATTTCATTCATATTATAACAAACGAACGAGTGAAAAGGAGGTAATATAATGGGTAAATTCTATCGGTATAAACTACCATCTTGGTTACGTAATTTTATCTTTGTAATGGAAAGATGTACATTACCGATTATGATTTATCAGTTAGGGCGTACGTTATTGTTTCCTTCTTCATTAGACGTGTTTCTTACTGCATTATGGGTCGGTCTATTTCTCGCTTTCTATTTTGAATGGTTTTAATGTTCATCTTCATCTAGATCAAATATAATATCCTGCTTTATCTCCTCTTGTAGCTTCAGGGCTAAATCAAAATAAAACTGATACCTTTGAAATATTTGCACCCACTTCGCTTCTGATAAAGAATGTGAATGTTTTGTATAAGTCGTTAAACGTTTTATAAATTGTTCGGATTTTAATAGATGTAAACATATAAGGGCCATATCACTTTTCGAAAATTGGAATTTATGGCGATAACTCATGACTCCAGCCTTAATATCTTCATAAGGAGCATCATGAAAAATAAAGACAGATCTTAAAAATTGCGTAATATCACGGGCTGGATGACCGATGAAAAGTGTTTCCCAATTGATAAAAGCACAACGATTATCCTTATATAAGACGTGTGCTGGTTGAAGAGCACCGTGACATAATGATGACTTTAATTCACCTGTTTCCTTAATATGCTCATACCAATAATCATACCATTCTTCCAGTTGTACAGTGACTTTCTTAAAGAGTCCAAACATATGGCATATGAGTAATTCCGTTGGGGCCATAAATCGACTTGATTCAAATGAAGAAACAATTTGCTCGAATAAAAAAAACATATTCCGTACATTTTCTTTTTGCCTATGCGTCCAATTCAGAAAGGAATTCGGATCGATTTTTTGTGTTATTGACGTTTTTTTATGAATTGTCCCGATTTCATTGAAAAGTAAATGAAGCGGTCTGGCTTGAATGGTAACGGTCGGGGTATCATACCATGGCATAACATAATATGAACCCCCACCTTCCGTTACAAGTAATTTATGATGATTTGTTAAGTATAAAGGAGTAACAGCAGATAACTGTTTTGCTTCTACCAATTGATATAAGTATTGAAATTTTGCTTCTAAGTTAGAAGTTGTCGACTGTTTAACCGCTACATAACGGTCTCCAACGTTTACTTTTAACACTTTTGTGGAGATAGATTCTGTTTGATATGGAACCATACCATAATGGCTTAATATCCGCTCTACATTTGTCACACTCACTCATCCTAAACAAATCATATTATGATTTTTTTTCCTTTTTGCTAACAG contains these protein-coding regions:
- a CDS encoding rod shape-determining protein; the encoded protein is MAGFGFAQDLGIDLGTANTLVFVKGKGVVLREPSVVAKNVETGDIKAVGNEAKTMIGRTPGNITVIRPMKDGVIADYETTASMMKYYIEKVQRNRSLFARKPNVMVCVPSGITMVEERAVVDATKQAGAKEAYPIAEPFAAAIGAGLPVWEPTGSMVVDIGGGTTEVAVISLGGIVTSQSIRIAGDGMDQAIIQYIRKKYNLLIGEHSAEIVKMEIGSANPSKSDGQLDIRGRDLVSGLPKTITVTAEEVSSSLKDTVDAILETVKNTLEKTPPELAADIMERGIVLTGGGALLKGLDRVISEETKMPVFVAEEPLDSVAIGTGKALEYIHHFRTNHVFSRSKH
- a CDS encoding sensor domain-containing diguanylate cyclase — its product is MTTGKKITIWVVWILAWPTLLYYFYSIFQPTIDGKYFDVISFAILMCIVAFFPIVVGETPIFFIQGISFAVFLYFGLFIEIVLTQIALIALIMKIRTSKDELHRIPANLTMFLLISIMGASMYYLLGGQHGVDPFSHPYQFLPIISYALGIITSNQILLYLLRIYMNNKKERFFSKGLLWEFVTSFVVLPVGFILYLLYMELGAKAIYFVGVPFIMISIIIKNYYSSDKVNSHLKKTSEIGQKLAGQLNVKEVLDIFTQEVSSLLDVKYTYIYDVSNHQKTLSLIRFVDTSRYLHLSDITLNKGEGVSGKVYDQGYGVSFQSKKNWEHIQDLSIPEDGESILSVPVRRNDETVGILTIVSTNKRAYEKSHFMLLGILSNYLAVAMENARHYEQTKTKSEQCHLTKLYNYRYFTNYLQTIFEDMRAKGIEHNVSLILLDVDHFKKVNDMYGHESGNEVLIELAQRLKDYVGDDGVLARYGGEEFVIVYKDKNKVEAFYEAKQIHKLISRSPITLRNHIEYQSQPIKINITASVGVASFPEDCEDLQQLVRHADRAMYFGAKRKGRNRVATYEHVSEAAE
- a CDS encoding phosphotransferase gives rise to the protein MTNVERILSHYGMVPYQTESISTKVLKVNVGDRYVAVKQSTTSNLEAKFQYLYQLVEAKQLSAVTPLYLTNHHKLLVTEGGGSYYVMPWYDTPTVTIQARPLHLLFNEIGTIHKKTSITQKIDPNSFLNWTHRQKENVRNMFFLFEQIVSSFESSRFMAPTELLICHMFGLFKKVTVQLEEWYDYWYEHIKETGELKSSLCHGALQPAHVLYKDNRCAFINWETLFIGHPARDITQFLRSVFIFHDAPYEDIKAGVMSYRHKFQFSKSDMALICLHLLKSEQFIKRLTTYTKHSHSLSEAKWVQIFQRYQFYFDLALKLQEEIKQDIIFDLDEDEH
- the mreC gene encoding rod shape-determining protein MreC, with protein sequence MGSFFRKKRLVTILVSIIVLVVLIGYSIRDRDNPSFLEQFLSDTIGVVQSLVHAPFQYVSNIYTNIEDIKKTYEQNKVLKENLSEYKDLLYQVQALEKENKELSDILDKEKSIRDYKPIHASVIVRSPERWFQQITINKGKQHGVMPNMAVITAEGMIGKVKTSNQFTATVQLLSGFDINNRISVIVQSDEKIYGLIEGYDSESEALLLKITAQTDLEEGQTVVSSGLGGVFPEGLEIGSIENVEMDRFGLNKIAYVKPSAQFYEINHVMVVDRDMYSPSIDGAEGDEE
- the radC gene encoding RadC family protein, whose protein sequence is MLVGKNTFFIRDIPKQERPREKLLETGSKHLTNQELLSVLLGSGTKHESVMTLAQRVLVTFGGIESLKDTTYEELSAIKGIGKAKAATLVAAIEFGKRIHTIKLEEKYVVRQPVDVAGYIMDELRHLKQEHFIALYLDTKNQIIHQQTLFIGSLNASIVHPREIFKEAVKRSAASIICAHNHPSGDPTPSQEDIQITKRISECGKMIGIEVLDHIVIGNGRYVSLKEKGYL
- a CDS encoding bifunctional folylpolyglutamate synthase/dihydrofolate synthase, whose amino-acid sequence is MNKAEAIDWLHSRLTFGIKPGLKRMEWFMEKLGHPEKRLKAIHIAGTNGKGSTLSYIRNLLQAHHYEVGTFTSPYITEFNERISINGQPIKDDHLIKLVEKMIPLCNELAQTELGEPTEFEVITAMAFDYFATQSLDYVIFETGLGGRLDSTNVVLPLLTVITNIGLDHTAILGDSYEQIAAEKAGILKRHIPLITAVQQENAREVIRRRAWKLDAPIEELGLSFSIFDNSVKDGNETFRFQNGNVKSPRITIQMKGEHQVKNAAVALQTFFRLSERENIQLDWNKVLSGMEKTKWPGRFELIHHQPTVILDGAHNEEGLDSLIRSLERYYHNKNWHIIFSAMKDKPLHNMIAKLDKHFSSITFTTFPFPRAADPGDLACYSHHEHVDKIPNWERAIQRKIHLATEHDITVVSGSLYFVSEIRRNFEKITTI
- a CDS encoding valine--tRNA ligase translates to MGQNEVSLPPKYNPNEIEKGRYDFWVEGKFFEAKEDQSKDPFTIVIPPPNVTGKLHLGHAWDTTLQDIITRIKRMQGYDVLWLPGMDHAGIATQAKVEGKLREQGINRHDLGREKFLEKAWEWKGEYASFIRKQWEKLGLGLDYSRERFTLDEGLSKAVREVFVSLYEKGLIYRGEYIINWDPATKTALSDIEVIYQEVKGAFYHMKYPLKDGTGHIEVATTRPETMLGDTAVAVHPKDERYQHLIGKKVILPIVNREIEIVADDYVDMEFGSGAVKITPAHDPNDFEIGNRHNLERILVMKEDGTMNENAGKYEGMDRFECRKQIVKDLQEDGVLFNIEEHTHSVGHSERSGAVVEPYLSTQWFVKMQPLADEAINLQKKEDKVNFVPDRFEKTYLHWMENIRDWCISRQLWWGHRIPAWYHKETGELYVGREEPEDIENWEQDIDVLDTWFSSALWPFSTMGWPDEKSKDFQRHFPTDVLVTGYDIIFFWVSRMIFQSIEFTGERPFKDVLIHGLVRDADGRKMSKSLGNGVDPMDVIEKYGADSLRYFLSTGSSPGQDLRFQWEKVESTWNFANKIWNASRFVLMNLDGMKLEDIDLSGEKSVADHWILTRLNETIENVTKNVDKYEFGEAGRHLYNFIWDEFCDWYIEMAKLPLYGEDDGAKKTTRSVLVYVLDRMLKMLHPFMPFITEEIWQQITREGTSITISAWPEPNPDFTNKEAAGQMKRLVDIIRSVRNIRAEVDTPMSKHIDMIIKTGDQSVTEQLQKNRHYLERFCNPSDLTIGVDVQAPEKAMSAIVTGAEIYLPLEGLIDIEEELARLQKEWEKWNKEVELVQKKLGNDKFVNKAPEHIVQQEREKEQDYLEKRAKVEARMKELKG
- a CDS encoding Maf family protein — its product is MQLILASSSPRRKELLKKAKIPFEQRTQHTDEKQVTGNTPEQLVKNIAIEKGNHVPILSDQEIILTADTVVTYENQVLGKPESVEHAYQILTSLSGKTHTVMTAVLLKSTKEEQLFIEKTIVEFWELTDEEIHEYIQTGDCFDKAGAYGIQSEGFAFVKKIHGDYYNVVGLPISRLIRELRPFAILPVST